In Streptomyces sp. TLI_146, the genomic stretch TGGCGCAGGCCCGCGAGCGGGCGTATGCGGCGGTCGGGCGCATCCGGCTGGACGGCTCGCAGCACCGTACGGACATCGCCCGCAAGGCGGCCGACGCGCAGGTGTGACGCCCTGACATCTGGTGTCCCGGTCCGGGGCGCGGCCCTCCACGAGGGCCGCGCCCCGGGCTTTTTCGTCTGCGGATCCGGCCGCGAACCCCACCCCCAAGCCATTCCATCGAGTGACGGGTGGGCCATCCGGATGACGGGTGGCGGGGGCGCAACTAGGGTGCGGCGGGAGCGGTCCGGCACTTGGGTCACCGGCATTGCGATGTCAGTGGGGGGTGCCACAGTGGGGGAGTGAGCAACGCCGACGCAGTGCAGAGGGGGTGACGTCCGGCCGTGTCCGGTTCCGGGATGGGTGGTGAGGCGGGCGCGCGGTCGGCGCGCTCGCGGGCGCTTGCCGTGCTGCGGGTGCGCAGCCGGGCGCTGGCCTTCGCTCTGCTGCCGGCCGCCGTCGCCGTCGTGCTGCTCGTCGCGGACGTGCAGGGCCGGATCGACGGCCGCGGCTGGGACGCGGCCCGCTGGGCGGTGACGGGCGCGGCGGCCGTGGTGCTGCTGGCCGCCGCCGCGGTGACGGCCGTGATCGTCCGGGCCAGACCCGCGCTCTCTCCGACGGTCGAGCTGGCCGAGTCCTCGGCGCCGGATCTGTACCGGCTGGTGAGGGACCTGGCCGACCGGCTCGACGTGCCCGCGCCCTCCGCGATAGCGCTCACGCCGGACTGCGACAGCTGGCTGGAGGACCGTACGCATCCGGCCCATTCCGTACGGGCGCGGCTCGGGCAGGGTCCGTCGGGCATACCGGGCGTGCGGCGCCGTACCGACGCCGCGCCCGTCCTCGTCATCGGGTCGCCGTTCCTGTGGTGGATGCGGGTCGGTGAGCTGCGGGCCATCCTGGCGCCCGTGGTGGCCGGCACCGGTCCTTCCGCGCAGCCCGACATAGCCTCGGCCCGCCGTTTCGTACGGGGTCTGGACGCGGCGGTCGCCGTGACCAGCGGGCCCGGTGCGGGCCGGGGGGCGCGGCTGGTGCTCGGCTTCGTCGGGCCGGTCGCGCGGCTGCTGCTGCGCGGCTGCCGGGCGCACGCCGCCGAGATGGAGCGGGGAGTCGCGGCCGCGGCCTCCGAACGGGCCCAGACCGTGGACTACGGGCTGCGGATCGTCGCCCAGGAGCAGGTCGGGCTCGCGTACGCGGGCTGGGACCGGCTGCTCACCCGGGTGGCGCTGCCGGCCTGGCGGATGGGGCGGTGGCCGTCCCGGCTGGACGCCGGGGTGGTGTCGGCGCTGACCGAGCTGTCGCGGCGGGACCGGCTGGCCGAGGGGTTCGCGTCCCGGTTGGGTGAGCGGCCCGCGTGCGATCTGCTCGAAGAGCCCGGGGCGGCCGACGAGGCGGCCTCGCTGCTCGCCGCCCGGCTGTTCCACGGCGGTCCGGCCGAGCCCGGACCCGACTGGTCGCCGGTGGACTGGCAGCACTATCCGGAGGAAGTCGTCGACCGGAAGTGGCGCGCGGAGGCGGCACGGCTGCACCGGGTGCTCGACGGGATGGGGACGCGGCCGGGCGCTGAGCCCGTCGAGGCCGTCGCCCCGACGCTGGCAAGGGTCCTCGACCACCTCGCCGGGCAGGACGGGGAGGTGCTGGCCGCGGCCATCGCGGCGGCCGTGGCCGTCGAGGACGCGGCGGGCCCCCCGCTGCCGTCGGCGGACGTGTGGGGCGACTCCGTCCCGCTCTTCCCGCTCCAGCAGCCGCGGACGGGGCGGGAGCTGCTGGCCGACCACGTCACGGCGATGGTGTGCTGCGCGGCGGTCGACACGGCGGGGGCGGCGCCGGGGCTCGACTGGCTGGACGGTCCCGCGCTCCTCGTGGACGGGGAGCGGAAGGGGGATCTGGGGTCGCGGGTGCTGGCGTTGCTGGAGGAGGGGGATGCGGAGCCGTTGCGGCGGTGGTTGGTGGGGGTGGGTGTGCGCCCGGAGAAGCCGGTCCGTCTGGTTTGACCGGTGCTCTCCCGGGGGCTGCGCCCCCGGACCCCTGTTCCGCTGTGGTTCGTCTGCGGACCGTCCCCAACTGGTCGCGCAGTTCCCCGCGCCCCTGAAGTGCTCGGCTTCGCCCTCGCACTCGCCCGCCGCCCGCACCCCCTAGGGGCGCGGGGAACTGCGCGAGCAACCGACCACGGTCCGCAGACGAACGCGGGTTTGGGGGCGCGGGGAACAGCGCGACTAGTTGGGGACGGCCCGCAGACAAAGACCGGGCCGATCAAGGGGCGCGGGGAACCCACCGGACCGGCACAGCCACAGACACCCCGCGCCCACCCCCCAAGCGGAGCCCCCCCTTCCGTATCCCGTCAATTCGCGACGAACAGTGACGGAGTGCGTGCGTTATGTGATGTGCTGGAGACCGACCGCTGACCGGCGGCGTCGGGGGAGTGAGGGAGGGGAGTGGTATGGGGGCGGAGCAGATCCGGCGGTGGGAGTCGGGAGCGCTCGCGCACGCCGTCTCCGATCCTTTCGGGCAGGGCCCGCTGCCCTGGCTGCGCGGCGGGGAGCACTACTTCGACGACACCGGGCACGTCGTGCCCTGGTACGTCGAGCCCGCCCGGCCCGGCACCGGCAGCGCGTCCGGACCCCGTACCGCCGACGACGTACGGCAGCAGATCAAGGGGTTCGCCTCCACCGGTGCCGTCGCGCCCGGTGAGGCGATCGACTTCCACGTCACGGTCGATCCGCCGCAGCAGTTCTCGGTCGACATCTACCGCATCGGGCACTACGGCGGGGACGGCGCCAACCACGTCGCCACCAGCCCCCGGCTCGCCGGGATCGTGCAGCCCGCGCCGCTCGCCGCCAACCGGACCGTCTCCTGCCACCACTGGTGGCTCTCCTGGCGCTACCAGGTCCCCTCGTACGCCTCGATCGGCGCGTACGTGGCGGTGCTCACCACCGCCGACGGGTACCGGTCGCACATCCCGTTCACCGTCCGCGACAGCCATCCGGCCGATCTGCTGCTCCTGCTCCCCGACATCACCTGGCAGGCCTACAACCTCTTCCCCGAGGACGGCCGCACCGGCGCCTCGCTCTACCACGCGTGGGACGGGGACGGGCGGCTGCTGGGCGAGGAGGACGCCGCCATCACCGTGTCCTTCGACCGGCCGTACGCGGGCGCCGGGCTGCCCCTGCACGTGGGGCACGCGTACGACTTCATCCGGTGGGCCGAGCGGTACGGATACGACCTCGCGTACGCCGACGCCCGCGATCTGCACGCCGGGCGCGTCGACCCCACCCGCTACCGGGGGCTGGTCTTCCCCGGCCACGACGAGTACTGGTCGGCCCCCATGCGCCGCACCGTCGAGCTCGCCCGGGAGCACGGCACCTCGCTGGTGTTCCTCTCCGCCAACACGCTGTACTGGCAGGTCGACCTCGCGCCCTCGCCCTCCGGCGTCCCCGACCGGCTGCTGACCTGCCGCAAGCGGCGCGGCCCCGGGCGGCCCGCGCTGTGGCGCGAAGTCGCCCGGCCGGAGCAGCAGTTGCTGGGGATCCAGTACGCGGGGCGGGTGCCCGAGCCGTCCCCGCTGGTCGTGCGGAACGCCGGTCACTGGCTCTGGGAGGCCACCGGCGCGGGCGAGGGCGACGAGATCGACGGGCTGGTGGCGGGCGAGGCCGACCGGTACTTCCCGCGCACCGCGCTCCCCGAGCACCAGGACCGCATCCTGCTCGCCCACTCGCCGTACCGCGACGGCGAAGGGGCCGTCCGGCACCAGGAGACGTCCCTCTACCGGGCCCCCTCCGGCGCGCTCGTCTTCGCCTCCGGCACCTTCGCCTGGTCCCCGGCGCTCGACCGGCCCGGCCACACCGACCCCCGCGTCCAGCGCGCCACGGCCAACCTCCTGGACCGGATCTGCAAGCGCGATTAGCGACCGGGAGCGGCCCCCGTCACGGGGTACTCGTCGCGTGCGAGAGAATCGGAAGCGCTCCTGGATCAATCTACGCGGAGGAACCGTGTCCGGATTTGTAGAAAAGCCCGAGCCGATTCAGGTCCCGGGCCTCACCCACCTCCACACGGGCAAGGTCCGCGACCTCTACCGGAACGAGGCCGGCGACCTGGTGATGGTCGCCAGCGACCGGATGTCCGCGTACGACTGGGTGCTGCCGACCGAGATCCCCGACAAGGGCCGGGTGCTCACCCAGCTCTCGCTGTGGTGGTTCGACCGGCTGGCCGACCTCGTCCCCCACCACGTGCTCTCCACGGAGCTCCCCGAGGGCGCCCCCGCCGACTGGGCCGGGCGCACGCTCGTCTGCAAGTCGCTGCGGATGGTCCCGGTCGAGTGCGTGGCGCGCGGCTACCTCACCGGCTCGGGCCTGACCGAGTACGAGGAGTCCCGTACGGTCTGCGGGCTCGCCCTGCCCGAGGGGCTCAGCAACGGCTCCGAGCTGCCCGCGCCGATCTTCACGCCCGCCACCAAGGCCGCCGTCGGCGACCACGACGAGAACGTCTCGTACGAGGAGGTCGCCCGCCAGGTCGGCGCGGAGACCGCGGCCCTGCTGCGCCAGACGACCCTCGCCGTCTACGGCCGCGCCCGGGACATCGCCCGCGACCGGGGGATCATCCTCGCGGACACCAAGTTCGAGTTCGGCTTCGAGACCGTCGACGGCGAGGAACGGCTCGTCCTGGCCGACGAGGTCCTCACGCCCGACTCCTCGCGCTTCTGGCCCGCCGAGACCTGGGAGCCCGGCCGCGCCCAGCCGTCGTACGACAAGCAGTTCGTGCGCGACTGGCTGACCTCCGCTGCCTCCGGCTGGGACCGCCACGGCGAGCTGCCGCCGCCCCCGCTGCCGCAGGAGGTGGTGGACGCCACCCGCGCCAAGTACGTGGAGGCGTACGAGCAGCTGACCGGCACCAGCTGGAGCTGAGCACGAAGAAGCCCCCGGCCTGAAGGCCGGGGGCTTCTTTCACTGAGCGGACGACGAGATTCGAACTCGCGACCCTCACCTTGGCAAGGTGATGCTCTACCAACTGAGCCACGTCCGCATGCGCCGTAGCGCGCAGCTAACTATACCCAACCCCGGCGGCGCGCGAGACGCACCGCCGTATGACGGTTCTCGGCACCGAGCTTCGAGGCGGCCGAGGAGAGGTAGTTGCGGACCGTTCCCGGCGAGAGTCCGGCGCGCTCCGCGATCTCCGCGACCGGTGCCCCGTCCGCCGCCAGCTCCAGCACCTGCGCCTCGCGGGCGGTCAGCGGGGAGTCCCCCGCGGAGATCGCGTCGGCCGCCAACTCCGGGTCCACATAGCGGTTTCCCGCGTGTACGGACCGGATGATCTCGGCGAGCTTACGGGCGCTCACGGTCTTCGGCACGAAGCCGCGCACCCCCGCCGCGAGCGCCCGCTTGAGGTGGCCGGGCCGCCCGTGGCTGGTGACGATCATGGTGCGGCAGCCGGGCAGTTCGGCCCGCAGGGATGTGGCGACACTCACACCGTCCGCCCCCGGCATCTCCAGGTCCAGGACGGCCACATCGGGCCGGTGCGCCCGTGCCATCGCCAGCGCCTCGGGCCCGGACGCGGCCTCCGCAACCACGGTCAGATCGTCTTCGAGGCCGAGCAGCGCGGCGAGCGCGCCCCGGATCAGATGCTCGTCGTCGGCGAGCAGGACGCGCAGGGGCGCCGGGGCCGCCCCGTCGGGCGCGGTCATGCCGGGCGTGGTCATACGGTCAGCTCCTCGCCCAGTTCCGCCGCGCTGCGCAGCGGCACGGTCACCGTCAGCAGGAAGCGCTCGCCCGTGCGGGCCGCCTCCAGCGTGCCGCCCATCGGGGCGAGCCGTTCGCGCAGACCGGCCAGGCCCGAGCCGGGGGCGGCGGGGGCGCGGTCGGGGACGCCGTCGTTCTCCACGACCAGGGTGACGGCCGGGCCGTCGGCCGCGAGCCGGATCGCGCACCTGCGCGCGTTGCCGTGCCGCAGCACATTGGTGGTGGCCTCGCGCACCACCCAGCCGAGCGCCGACTGCACCCCGGCGGGCAGCCCGGCGGCGGCTCCCGTGACCGCGCAGTCGATCCCGGCGGCCTCCAACACGCCCCGGGCGCCGTCGAGTTCGACGGTCAGATCCGCCTCGCGGTATCCGCGCACCACTTCCCGTACCTCTCGTTGCGACTCCCGCGCGATGCGCTGGACCTCGATCATCTGGGCCACCGCCTCGGGCCGGCCGCGCTCGGCCAGCTGTACGGCGAGCTCGCTCTTGAGGGCGATCACCGCGAGGTTGCGGCCCAGCACGTCGTGCATGTCCCGTCCGAAGCGCAGCCGTTCCTCGGCGACGGCGAGCCGCGCCTGCACGTCCCTGGCCTCCTCGGCCTGCCACATGTTCCGCAGCCCCCAGGCGCCGGGCCGGACCGTGATCAGCATCAGGGCGCCCGCGATCACCACCATCGGCACCGGCGCCACCAGCTCGACGCCCCGCACCCCGGCGGCCGCGAAGAAGGCGAGGACCACGGCCGCGTATCCCAGGCAGTGCAGCAGGTAGGTGCGGGCCGGGACCAGCAGGGCGTACGGGATCATCAGCGCGATCGGCAGGTCGGCGAGGAGCAGCGGGAAGACGCTGCGCGAGTCCGTGGCGGTGGTCGCCGCGAGCAGCGCGGTGCCGAGGCCGAGCAGGACGGCCGGGGCCACCAGGAGGCGGCGGGGGAAGGTGCCGTGGCCGAGGTAGTCGTCGTAGGCCGGGTCGATCCGGCGGGTGCCGACGACGCACTGCGCGATGTTCACCACGAGCAGCGCCACGCCCAGGGCGGTGACCAGGGGGCCGCGGGGACCGGCCGCGAGCAGCGGCAGGCCGCCCCAGGTCAGCATGAAGAACCAGAGCATCGTCTTCATGGTGTTGCGCGTGTACAGGTCCATCTTCTGGATCCTGCTGCGCGCCTGCCAGCGCCGTCGCCAGCCGCCGATCCGGCGTATCCGACCGAGCACCCCGTCATCCCCCTGTGTCAGCGCCGTGGTTCCCAGCGGAACCACTTGCGTACAGCAAACACGCCGAGCAGCGTCCAGGCCACCGCCGTACCGAGGTGGCCGAGCAGCTCGCCGGTGTCGAGCGCGCCGGTCCAGCCGCCCCTGATCAGGGCGATCGCCGGGGAGAGCGGCAGCAGTTCGCAGACCGACGCCATCGCGTCGGGCATGACGTCCAGCGGTACGACCATGCCGGAGCCCACCATCGACAGGAGCAGCATCGGCATCACCGAGATCTGCGCGCCCTCGGCGGAGCGGGTGAACGCCGCGGTCGCCGCCGCGAGTACGCACATCAGCGCCGCGCCGAGCAGCAGCCCGGCCACCGCCAGCCACACAGCGCGGGGCGCGGCCATGTCCAGTACGACGGTGCACCCGGCCGCAAGGAGCACGCACTGCACGAGCGCCAGCGCCACCGCCGGGAGCGCGGCCCCGGCGAGGATCTCGCGGTCGCGCAGCTCGCCGGTGCGCAGCCGCTTCAGGACGAGCTCCTCACGGCGTACGACGAAGACGCCGACCAGGGCCGAGTAGACGGCGAAGAGCAGGACGTAGCCGAGCGAGCCGGGCAGCAGGACCGTGCCGACGGTCAGCCCGCTCTCCTCCAGGTCCATGCCGTCGACGGCCGTGCTCATGGAGAAGGTGAGCATCGCGGGCAGCACCAGCGCGGTGAACATCGCGGCCTTGTTGCGGCCGAGCAGGGTGAGTTCGGCGCGGGCGAGCGCCCTCATCCGCGAGGCGGGGGTGCCGGCGCGGGGTGCCGCGGCCGTGGTGGTGCTCATCGGGTCGACTCCTGTTCCCGGGCGATGTGCAGGAAGGCCTCTTCGAGGGAGGCGGCCCGGATGTCGAGGCCGCGCAGCTCGACGCGGCCGTCCCGGGCCCACAGCAGCAGCTCGGTGGCGGCGTGCTGGAGCGCGGTGGTCTTCAGCCGTACGGTGCGGCCCTCGGTCTCGTGGCCGGTGACCCCGAGCGGGCCGAGCGGCGGGAGGTCGCCCAGGTGGTAGCCCTCGGGCAGCTCGAAGGAGAGGTGCGAGGGCTGGGCGGCGACCACCTCGGCCACCCGCCCGGCGGCGGCGATGCGCCCCTCGTGGAGGATCGCGAGCCGCTCGGCGAGCGCCTCGGCCTCCTCCAGGTAGTGGGTGGTCAGCAGCACGGTGGTGCCCGCGTCGCGCAGTTCGCGGACCAGCTCCCAGGTGGTGTGGCGGCCCTCGGCGTCCAGGCCGGTGGTCGGCTCGTCGAGGAAGAGCACCTCGGGCCGGGCGAGCAGGGCGAGGGCGAGGTCGAGCCGCCGCTTCTCGCCGCCGGACAGCTGCTTGACGCGTACGTCGGCGCGCCGGGCGAGCCCGACGAGCTCCAGCGCCTCGCCCACGGGGCGGGCACCACTCGTACATCCCGCCCACATCCGTACGGTTTCGGCCACCGTCAGCTCGGACGGGAAGCCGCCCTCCTGGAGCATCACCCCGGTGCGGGGGCGCACGGCGGCGCGGTCGGTGTACGGGTCGTGGCCGAGCACCCGCACCGATCCGGCGCTCGGCGGGGCGAGGCCTTCGAGCAGCTCGACGGTGGACGTCTTGCCCGCGCCGTTGGTACCGAGCAGCGCGAAGAGCTCGCCGCGCGCCACGGAGAAGGAGATTCCACGAACGGCCTCGAAGCCCCCGGCGTAGGTGCGCCGCAGCTCCTCGACCTCGATCACATCTGGCATGCGTCCAGCGTTCCGCGGGCGGGAGGCCGGAGGCAGTGCGCGGTGTCATCGCCTGTCATGACAAATGTCAGCGGGGCGCCGGACACACGACAGAGGCCCCGGTCATGATGACCGGGGCCTCTGCTCACTGAGCGGACGACGAGATTCGAACTCGCGACCCTCACCTTGGCAAGGTGATGCTCTACCAACTGAGCCACGTCCGCATTGCTGCCGCTCGGCTCTCACCTGCGGTTGCGAACACCACTGTACCTGATCCACAACAGTGGTCGGTAAGCGATGCAGAGCGGGTGACAGGAATTGCACACTGCGCCTTCCCCCTGGAAGGGGGATGTTCTGCTACTGAACTACACCCGCACGCTGCTGGGGACTCGGCCTCTCGGCCTCGCCCCTCGGCGTGCTCCAGACTCTAGCTGATCACCCCGGGTGCAATGCAACTCGGTTGCCGGGGCCGCCAGTCCGGGGCCCCGGCCCGATCCTCGTGCGGCGGCCTCAGACCGCCGCGCCGAAGGCCTCGTAGACCTTCTTGGGGATGCGGCCCCGGGTGGGCACCTCCATCTGGTGCGACCGGGCCCAGGCGCGGACCGCGGCCGGGTCGGGGGCGACGGCCGTGTGCCGGAACGTCTTCCCCGACTTCGACTGCTTGCGGCCCGCCTCGACGTACGGGGCGAGGGCCTTGCGCAGTTTCTTTGCATTGGCGGGATTGAGGTCGATCTCGTAGGCCTTCCCGTCCAGGCCGAACGTGACGGTTTCCGCCGCTTCTCCGCCGTCCAGGTCGTCGGAGAGGGTGACCACTACGCGCTGAGCCACGGATATCGGTTCCTTCCTACGGTCCGCCGTTCCCACGTGTCTGACGTGCGGCGATCCCGGCCTTCCGGCAGTTTTGGAGCAATGCTGTTTCTCTCGGGTTTCCCCTGAGAAACCTTTGTATCGCGGCAGGCATTGCATTGTGAAGCCCAGCCAATTGCATCCGCGTGTCCGATCGCAATGTGCGTGGACCGTTTTTCCCGGGATTTTTCCCACGTGTTGTCGCGGCCGAAACCGGAACGTGATCGGACAGCTCCGATATCTACTCGCGTAGATTTTCCGGCCGGGTACTCTGAGGGAACCGCCTTCGCACCACACCACCACGGGAGTGCCAGTGGCACGCGTCGTAGTCGACGTCATGCTCAAGCCGGAGATCCTCGACCCGCAGGGACAGGCGGTGCAGCGCGCACTGCCCCGTCTCGGCTTCGAGGGGATCGCGGATGTCCGCCAGGGGAAGCGTTTCGAGCTGGATGTGGAAGGGCCCCTCGACGAGGCCGCCCTCGCCCGCATCCACGAGATGGCCGAAACGTTCCTCGCCAACACCGTCATCGAGGACTTCACCGTGAAGGTCGAGGAGTCCAAGTGACTGCTCGCATCGGTGTCGTCACCTTCCCCGGGACGCTCGACGACCGCGACAGCCTGCGGGCCGTGCGGATCGCGGGTGCCGAGCCGGTGTCGCTGTGGCACCGCGACAAGGACCTCAAGCAGGTCGACGCGGTCGTCCTGGCCGGCGGCTTCTCCTACGGCGACTATCTGCGGGCCGGAGCCATCTCCCGCTTCTCGCCGGTGATGGAGACGGTCATCGACCAGGCGAAGGCCGGGATGCCGGTCCTCGGCATCTGCAACGGCTTCCAGATCCTGACCGAGTCGCACCTGCTGCCGGGCGCCATGCTCCGCAACAACCACCTGCACTTCATCTGCCGCGAGCAGAAGCTGCGGGTGGAGAACGCGCGCACCGCGTGGACCGCCGACTACGAGGCGGGCCAGGAGATCCAGGTCCCGCTGAAGAACATGGACGGCCGGTACGTCGCCGACGAGCGCACGCTCGACGAGCTGGAGGCCGAGGGCCGCGTCGCCTTCCGCTACCTGGACATGAACCCCAACGGCTCGCTCCGCGACATCGCCGGCATCACCAACGCCGCCGGGAACGTCGTCGGCCTGATGCCGCACCCGGAGCACGCCGTGGAGCCGCTGGTCGGCACCGGCCGCACCGACGGCCTCGGTTTCTTCACCTCGATCCTCAAGAAGCTGGTCAACGCCTGATGAGCCTCGACACCGTCAAGCACGCCACCGGGACGCCC encodes the following:
- a CDS encoding N,N-dimethylformamidase beta subunit family domain-containing protein — translated: MGAEQIRRWESGALAHAVSDPFGQGPLPWLRGGEHYFDDTGHVVPWYVEPARPGTGSASGPRTADDVRQQIKGFASTGAVAPGEAIDFHVTVDPPQQFSVDIYRIGHYGGDGANHVATSPRLAGIVQPAPLAANRTVSCHHWWLSWRYQVPSYASIGAYVAVLTTADGYRSHIPFTVRDSHPADLLLLLPDITWQAYNLFPEDGRTGASLYHAWDGDGRLLGEEDAAITVSFDRPYAGAGLPLHVGHAYDFIRWAERYGYDLAYADARDLHAGRVDPTRYRGLVFPGHDEYWSAPMRRTVELAREHGTSLVFLSANTLYWQVDLAPSPSGVPDRLLTCRKRRGPGRPALWREVARPEQQLLGIQYAGRVPEPSPLVVRNAGHWLWEATGAGEGDEIDGLVAGEADRYFPRTALPEHQDRILLAHSPYRDGEGAVRHQETSLYRAPSGALVFASGTFAWSPALDRPGHTDPRVQRATANLLDRICKRD
- a CDS encoding ABC transporter permease — protein: MSTTTAAAPRAGTPASRMRALARAELTLLGRNKAAMFTALVLPAMLTFSMSTAVDGMDLEESGLTVGTVLLPGSLGYVLLFAVYSALVGVFVVRREELVLKRLRTGELRDREILAGAALPAVALALVQCVLLAAGCTVVLDMAAPRAVWLAVAGLLLGAALMCVLAAATAAFTRSAEGAQISVMPMLLLSMVGSGMVVPLDVMPDAMASVCELLPLSPAIALIRGGWTGALDTGELLGHLGTAVAWTLLGVFAVRKWFRWEPRR
- a CDS encoding sensor histidine kinase; translation: MLGRIRRIGGWRRRWQARSRIQKMDLYTRNTMKTMLWFFMLTWGGLPLLAAGPRGPLVTALGVALLVVNIAQCVVGTRRIDPAYDDYLGHGTFPRRLLVAPAVLLGLGTALLAATTATDSRSVFPLLLADLPIALMIPYALLVPARTYLLHCLGYAAVVLAFFAAAGVRGVELVAPVPMVVIAGALMLITVRPGAWGLRNMWQAEEARDVQARLAVAEERLRFGRDMHDVLGRNLAVIALKSELAVQLAERGRPEAVAQMIEVQRIARESQREVREVVRGYREADLTVELDGARGVLEAAGIDCAVTGAAAGLPAGVQSALGWVVREATTNVLRHGNARRCAIRLAADGPAVTLVVENDGVPDRAPAAPGSGLAGLRERLAPMGGTLEAARTGERFLLTVTVPLRSAAELGEELTV
- a CDS encoding ABC transporter ATP-binding protein, producing the protein MPDVIEVEELRRTYAGGFEAVRGISFSVARGELFALLGTNGAGKTSTVELLEGLAPPSAGSVRVLGHDPYTDRAAVRPRTGVMLQEGGFPSELTVAETVRMWAGCTSGARPVGEALELVGLARRADVRVKQLSGGEKRRLDLALALLARPEVLFLDEPTTGLDAEGRHTTWELVRELRDAGTTVLLTTHYLEEAEALAERLAILHEGRIAAAGRVAEVVAAQPSHLSFELPEGYHLGDLPPLGPLGVTGHETEGRTVRLKTTALQHAATELLLWARDGRVELRGLDIRAASLEEAFLHIAREQESTR
- a CDS encoding response regulator transcription factor — encoded protein: MTTPGMTAPDGAAPAPLRVLLADDEHLIRGALAALLGLEDDLTVVAEAASGPEALAMARAHRPDVAVLDLEMPGADGVSVATSLRAELPGCRTMIVTSHGRPGHLKRALAAGVRGFVPKTVSARKLAEIIRSVHAGNRYVDPELAADAISAGDSPLTAREAQVLELAADGAPVAEIAERAGLSPGTVRNYLSSAASKLGAENRHTAVRLARRRGWV
- a CDS encoding phosphoribosylaminoimidazolesuccinocarboxamide synthase, coding for MSGFVEKPEPIQVPGLTHLHTGKVRDLYRNEAGDLVMVASDRMSAYDWVLPTEIPDKGRVLTQLSLWWFDRLADLVPHHVLSTELPEGAPADWAGRTLVCKSLRMVPVECVARGYLTGSGLTEYEESRTVCGLALPEGLSNGSELPAPIFTPATKAAVGDHDENVSYEEVARQVGAETAALLRQTTLAVYGRARDIARDRGIILADTKFEFGFETVDGEERLVLADEVLTPDSSRFWPAETWEPGRAQPSYDKQFVRDWLTSAASGWDRHGELPPPPLPQEVVDATRAKYVEAYEQLTGTSWS
- the purS gene encoding phosphoribosylformylglycinamidine synthase subunit PurS, with product MARVVVDVMLKPEILDPQGQAVQRALPRLGFEGIADVRQGKRFELDVEGPLDEAALARIHEMAETFLANTVIEDFTVKVEESK
- the purQ gene encoding phosphoribosylformylglycinamidine synthase subunit PurQ; the protein is MTARIGVVTFPGTLDDRDSLRAVRIAGAEPVSLWHRDKDLKQVDAVVLAGGFSYGDYLRAGAISRFSPVMETVIDQAKAGMPVLGICNGFQILTESHLLPGAMLRNNHLHFICREQKLRVENARTAWTADYEAGQEIQVPLKNMDGRYVADERTLDELEAEGRVAFRYLDMNPNGSLRDIAGITNAAGNVVGLMPHPEHAVEPLVGTGRTDGLGFFTSILKKLVNA
- a CDS encoding Lsr2 family protein → MAQRVVVTLSDDLDGGEAAETVTFGLDGKAYEIDLNPANAKKLRKALAPYVEAGRKQSKSGKTFRHTAVAPDPAAVRAWARSHQMEVPTRGRIPKKVYEAFGAAV